In one window of Oryza sativa Japonica Group chromosome 9, ASM3414082v1 DNA:
- the LOC4346544 gene encoding uncharacterized protein, producing the protein MASETLQTLLPPPPAEEAPTTTVAALTDDTLRNILHRLAPADLLRAALACHRWRRAAARCAKGAPPPLLGYFFHPADTPPPVHLPFSASRGRLHPAAVSPVDASSSSSPRLSLDYLGGTKGFIIYDVYLGLVLLLPTSLPSGTLPRILVLDPASRRRALLPQPPRDALPGDRWRGRRHIVGAAVLSRAHPSRLCFDAVCLTVDDKHPRAWVASYRDGECSWRALPRDTGVTVAFDPYWFEGRCVHAAGDIYWHICHSGRLLKLDPATLSFSYLLAPSELGDSNKKFRIGETPEDGRLGMATVEDQEMQFWVRGEASGSDNGWFLRKRMNMRKVLDTIPGLPRDMMSRIISIWLSDIDSGRTGKLFIKTQGYGRYSFHMDTGKLDRLATEDGKEYGHPIYAYYVAWPPAFLAPELEGDDY; encoded by the exons ATGGCGTCGGAAACCCTCCAAACcctccttcctccgccgccggccgaggaagcgccgacgacgacggtcgCCGCCCTCACCGACGACACCCTCCGCAACATCCTCCACCGCCTCGCCCccgccgacctcctccgcgccgccctcgcctgcCACCGCTGGCGCCGCGCTGCCGCACGCTGCGCCAAGGGCGCGCCTCCCCCACTCCTCGGCTACTTCTTCCACCCGGCCGACACGCCCCCGCCGGTGCACTTGCCCTTCTCGGCGTCCAGGGGCCGCctccaccccgccgccgtctcccccgtcgacgcctcctcctcctcctccccgcgcctctCCCTCGACTACCTCGGCGGGACCAAGGGCTTCATCATCTACGACGTCTACCTCGGCCTCGTGCTCCTCCTCCCGACCTCGCTCCCGTCCGGGACCCTCCCCCGCATCCTCGTCCTCGACcctgcctcccgccgccgcgcgctgctccCGCAGCCCCCACGCGACGCGCTGCCGGGCGACCGCTGGCGTGGCCGTCGGCacatcgtcggcgccgccgtgctcTCGCGCGCGCACCCGAGCAGGCTCTGCTTCGACGCCGTCTGCCTCACCGTCGACGACAAGCACCCGCGCGCCTGGGTCGCGTCCTACCGCGACGGCGAGTGTAGCTGGAGGGCGCTCCCGCGGGACACCGGAGTCACGGTCGCGTTCGACCCCTACTGGTTCGAGGGCCGCTGCGTGCACGCCGCGGGGGACATCTACTGGCACATCTGCCACTCCGGCCGCCTGCTCAAGCTCGACCCTGCCACGCTCAGCTTCTCCTACCTGCTAGCGCCGTCCGAGCTGGGGGACAGCAACAAGAAGTTCCGAATCGGGGAGACGCCGGAGGACGGGCGGCTGGGCATGGCGACCGTGGAGGACCAGGAGATGCAGTTCTGGGTGCGCGGGGAGGCCAGCGGGAGCGACAACGGTTGGTTTCTGAGGAAGAGGATGAACATGCGCAAGGTGCTCGACACCATCCCGGGGTTGCCCAGGGACATGATGAGCCGTATCATCTCCATCTGGCTCAGCGACATCGACTCAGGGCGCACCGGGAAGCTGTTCATCAAGACACAGGGGTATGGGCGCTACTCCTTCCATATGGATACCGGCAAGCTGGACCGATTGGCTACTGAAGATGGAAAGGAGTATGGCCACCCCATCTACGCCTACTACGTGGCCTGGCCTCCTGCCTTCCTCGCTCCAGAATTGGAG GGTGATGATTACTGA